The segment GGGCTTTACGTTAGATGAGTTGCGTGACGTGCGTCTGGCACCGATTGTGAGTTTCAAAGGGCGCGCTGCCAAGTCTGAATAAGATGGCTGGAGCGTTGAATTTTCTGGGGCAAAGAGGCTGAAAGCCATTTCCTCTTTGCGTGATTGAAATAGGAGAGTCGTCGCATGAATCGCGAACTGTTGATGTTGGTTGAAGCCATTTCGCGCGAGAAGAACGTTGAGCGCGATCTGGTTTTTGGTGCCGTGGAATCCGCACTGGCCCAAGCCACCAAGAAGCTGTACCAAGGTGAAGTAGACATCCGCGTGTCCATCGATCGCGAAAGCGGCGACTACGACACCTTCCGCCGCTGGGTGGTTGTGGCTGACGATGCCGGTCTGCAAAACCCTGAAGCCGAAGAAATGCTGATGGACGCGGAAGACCGTGTCCCCGGCATTGAAGTCGGTGAGTTCATTGAAGAGCAGATTGAGTCTGTGCCGATTGGCCGTATTGGCGCTATGGCTGCCAAGCAGGTCATCTTGCAGAAAATCCGTGACGCCGAGCGCGAAATGCTGCTCAACGAGTTTTTGGCTCGTGGCGACAAGATTTTCACAGGCACCGTCAAGCGCATGGACAAGGGCGACATCATTGTCGAATCCGGTCGTGTGGAAGGTCGCCTCAAGCGCGGCGAGATGATCCCTAAGGAAAATCTGCGCAGCGGTGACCGTGTGCGCGCCATGATCATGGAAGTAGACGCCACACTGCGCGGCGCTCCTATCATCTTGTCGCGTTCGGCCCCTGAGTTCATGGTGGAACTGTTCCGCAATGAAGTCCCGGAAATCGAGCAAGGTTTGTTGGAAATCAAGAGCTGCGCTCGTGATTCTGGTAGCCGTGCGAAAATTGCTGTTGTCAGTCACGACAAGCGCGTGGATCCCATTGGCACCTGCGTGGGTGTGCGTGGTACCCGTGTGAATGGTGTGACCAACGAACTGGCTGGCGAGCGCGTGGATATCGTGCTGTGGTCTGAAGACCCCGCCCAGTTTGTGATTGGCGCCTTGGCTCCTGCAAATGTCTCCTCCATTGTTGTGGATGAGGAAAAGCATGCCATGGACGTGGTGGTGGATGAAGAAAATCTTGCCATCGCCATCGGTCGTGGCGGTCAGAACGTGCGTCTGGCCTCCGAGTTGACCGGC is part of the Comamonas sp. Y33R10-2 genome and harbors:
- the nusA gene encoding transcription termination factor NusA; the protein is MNRELLMLVEAISREKNVERDLVFGAVESALAQATKKLYQGEVDIRVSIDRESGDYDTFRRWVVVADDAGLQNPEAEEMLMDAEDRVPGIEVGEFIEEQIESVPIGRIGAMAAKQVILQKIRDAEREMLLNEFLARGDKIFTGTVKRMDKGDIIVESGRVEGRLKRGEMIPKENLRSGDRVRAMIMEVDATLRGAPIILSRSAPEFMVELFRNEVPEIEQGLLEIKSCARDSGSRAKIAVVSHDKRVDPIGTCVGVRGTRVNGVTNELAGERVDIVLWSEDPAQFVIGALAPANVSSIVVDEEKHAMDVVVDEENLAIAIGRGGQNVRLASELTGWKINIMDAVESAQKQADESAGSRKLFMEKLDVDEDIANILIEEGFETLEEVAYVPLQEMLEIESFDEETVNELRSRAKDALLGQEIAREENVSKASEDLLSLDGITSELLDKLAQADVHTRDELADLAIDELTEITGQTADEAKALIMKAREHWFTDGQE